One Scomber japonicus isolate fScoJap1 chromosome 1, fScoJap1.pri, whole genome shotgun sequence DNA window includes the following coding sequences:
- the LOC128359592 gene encoding isocitrate dehydrogenase [NAD] subunit alpha, mitochondrial-like: MAGSAWRSLLSQAVRRPALSAASFSRGMQTVTLIPGDGIGPEISAAVMKIFEAAKAPIRWEERNVTAIKGPGGRWMIPLDAKESMDRSKIGLKGPLKTPIAAGHPSMNLLLRKTFDLYANVRPCISIEGYKTPYTDVDLVTIRENTEGEYSGIEHVIVDGVVQSIKLITENASRRIAEYAFEYARNNQRTSVTAVHKANIMRMSDGLFLRKCREVAENYKDVKFTEMYLDTVCLNMVQDPTQFDVLVMPNLYGDILSDLCAGLIGGLGVTPSGNIGSNGVAIFESVHGTAPDIAGLDLANPTALLLSAVMMLRHMGLHDYGQKIQTACFDTIREKKVLTKDLGGNSKCSEFTADICRRIQDLD; this comes from the exons ATGGCGGGCAGCGCGTGGAGGTCACTG CTGTCTCAGGCGGTCCGCAGACCGGCTCTGTCTGCAGCGTCCTTCTCCAGAGGG ATGCAGACTGTCACTCTGATTCCTGGCGATGGGATCGGACCGGAGATCTCGGCTGCCGTCATGAAGATCTTCGAGGCAGCTAAA GCTCCAATCAGATGGGAGGAGAGAAACGTGACGGCTATAAAGGGACCAGGAGGACGCTGGATGATTCCTCTTGATGCCAAAGAGTCAATGGACCGAAGCAAGATAGGGCtcaaag GACCTCTGAAGACTCCGATCGCAGCAGGTCATCCCTCCATGAACCTCCTGCTCAGGAAGACCTTTGACCTTTACGCCAACGTGCGGCCTTGCATCTCCATCGAGGGCTACAAGACTCCGTACACCGACGTGGACCTGGTCACCATCCGGGAGAACACGGAGGGAGAGTACAGCGGCATCGAACACGTG ATCGTAGACGGTGTTGTTCAGAGCATCAAACTGATCACAGAGAACGCTAGCAGACGCATCGCTGAATACGCCTTCGAATACGCCCGAAACAACCAAAGAACCAGCGTGACGGCCGTCCACAAAGCCAACATCAT GCGGATGTCAGACGGTCTGTTTCTGAGAAAATGTCGCGAAGTGGCCGAAAACTACAAAGACGTGAAGTTCACTGAGATGTACCTCGACACTGTGTGTCTCAAT ATGGTTCAGGATCCGACTCAGTTTGACGTGCTGGTGATGCCCAACCTGTACGGAGACATTCTCAG TGATCTGTGTGCCGGACTCATCGGAGGACTCGGCGTTACTCCCAGCGGGAACATCGGATCAAACGGAGTCGCCATATTTGAATCg gtgCACGGCACGGCCCCTGACATCGCCGGTCTGGACTTGGCGAACCCCACCGCTCTGCTGCTGAGCGCCGTGATGATGCTGCGTCACATGGGCCTCCACGACTACGGCCAGAAGATCCAGACGGCTTGTTTCGACACCATCAGAGAGAAGAAG gtgctGACGAAGGATCTTGGAGGAAACTCAAAGTGTTCAGAGTTCACAGCTGATATCTGTCGTCGTATTCAGGATCTGGACTGA